A region of Pseudomonas sp. Marseille-Q3773 DNA encodes the following proteins:
- a CDS encoding amino acid ABC transporter ATP-binding protein produces the protein MSALIEFQGFNKFFGEQQVLKGVDLKVAAGEVVVILGPSGCGKSTLLRCLNGLEQAHGGHLRLAGQELLDPRTDWRAIRQRVGMVFQSYHLFGHMSVIDNLLLGPLKVQKRERAEAQAQAEALLARVGLLDKRDAFPRQLSGGQQQRIAIVRSLCMNPEVMLFDEVTAALDPEMVKEVLQVIQGLARDGMTLLIVTHEMAFARAVADRIVFMEAGRILEQGAPESFFTRPQTARAQQFLEKFSFVESLPKTLHKELS, from the coding sequence ATGAGCGCATTGATCGAATTCCAGGGTTTCAACAAGTTCTTCGGCGAGCAACAGGTGCTCAAGGGCGTCGACCTGAAGGTGGCGGCCGGCGAAGTGGTGGTCATCCTCGGCCCCAGCGGCTGTGGCAAAAGCACCCTGCTGCGTTGCCTCAACGGCCTGGAGCAGGCCCACGGCGGCCACCTGCGCCTGGCTGGGCAGGAGCTGCTCGACCCGCGCACCGACTGGCGCGCCATCCGCCAGCGGGTTGGCATGGTGTTCCAGAGCTATCACCTGTTCGGCCATATGAGCGTGATCGACAACCTGCTGCTCGGCCCGCTCAAGGTGCAGAAGCGCGAGCGCGCCGAAGCGCAGGCGCAAGCCGAGGCGCTGCTGGCGCGGGTCGGCCTGCTGGACAAGCGCGATGCCTTTCCCCGGCAGTTGTCCGGGGGCCAGCAGCAACGCATCGCGATTGTGCGTTCGCTGTGCATGAACCCCGAGGTGATGCTGTTCGACGAAGTCACCGCAGCCCTCGACCCAGAAATGGTCAAGGAGGTGCTGCAGGTGATCCAGGGCCTGGCCCGCGACGGCATGACCTTGCTCATCGTTACCCACGAAATGGCCTTCGCTCGCGCGGTTGCCGACCGCATCGTGTTCATGGAGGCCGGCAGGATCCTTGAACAGGGCGCCCCCGAGAGCTTCTTCACCCGACCGCAGACCGCACGCGCGCAGCAGTTCCTGGAGAAATTCTCCTTCGTAGAAAGCCTGCCGAAGACACTGCACAAGGAACTGTCATGA
- a CDS encoding transporter substrate-binding domain-containing protein produces the protein MKTANFTKLLAPLFGLALLAGCNKAEEPPKPAAASPATSYLETIKARDKLIVGVFTDKPPFGFVDEKGRYVGFDTDIGRRLAKDLLGDENKVEFVAVEPASRIPFLQSDKVDLILANMTVTPERKEAVDFTNPNLRVAVQAIVADGSPVQKLDDLADKTIIVTTGTTADIWLTRNHPDWKLLKFEKNSESLQALATGRGDAYAQDNLILFSWAKQNPGYRVLPELLGDEAPIAPAVKKGNIELRDWVNAELAKLGEEKFLLKLYDQYVRKELSDDTKPESVIVEGGKWQG, from the coding sequence ATGAAAACTGCCAACTTCACTAAACTGCTGGCGCCGCTGTTCGGCCTGGCCCTGCTGGCCGGCTGCAACAAGGCCGAGGAACCACCCAAGCCGGCGGCCGCATCGCCGGCCACCAGCTACCTGGAAACCATCAAGGCGCGCGACAAGCTGATTGTCGGGGTGTTCACCGACAAGCCGCCGTTCGGTTTCGTCGATGAAAAGGGCCGCTATGTGGGCTTTGACACTGACATTGGCCGGCGCCTGGCCAAGGACCTGCTGGGTGACGAGAACAAGGTCGAGTTCGTTGCCGTGGAGCCGGCCAGCCGTATCCCGTTCCTGCAGAGCGACAAGGTCGACCTGATTCTCGCCAACATGACCGTGACTCCAGAGCGCAAGGAAGCGGTGGACTTCACCAACCCCAACCTGCGCGTTGCCGTGCAGGCGATCGTGGCGGACGGCAGCCCGGTTCAGAAACTCGATGACCTGGCCGACAAGACCATCATCGTCACCACCGGCACCACCGCCGATATCTGGCTGACCAGGAATCACCCGGACTGGAAGCTGCTCAAGTTCGAGAAGAACAGTGAGTCGCTGCAAGCGCTGGCCACAGGGCGTGGCGATGCCTATGCGCAGGACAACCTGATCTTGTTCAGCTGGGCCAAGCAGAACCCGGGCTACCGTGTGCTGCCTGAGCTGCTGGGTGACGAGGCACCGATTGCACCGGCGGTGAAGAAAGGCAATATCGAGCTGCGTGATTGGGTCAATGCCGAGTTGGCCAAGCTGGGGGAAGAAAAGTTCCTGCTGAAACTGTATGACCAGTACGTGCGCAAGGAGCTGAGCGATGACACCAAGCCGGAAAGCGTGATCGTCGAAGGCGGCAAATGGCAGGGTTGA
- a CDS encoding alpha/beta hydrolase: MQRHFIEIDGARMSYVDQGQGFPVLLGHNYLWSADMWQPQIDALSAHFRVIVPELWGHGGSDAPPATTTDMSALARQHLALLDALDIGQCHLVGLSVGGMWGAQLALEHPHRVDRLVLMDTYLGAEPEATRIKYFGLLDAASAAGMFPEPLLDIVVPIFFHAGGQTVPLVRETFRAALKASSAEVIRQSLDPLGRVIFGRPDLLPRLGELASERTIVVCGDQDIPRPPEESSEMARLIGCLAAQIPFAGHISSLENPRVVNEFLLNWLPRNP, from the coding sequence ATGCAAAGACACTTCATCGAAATCGACGGCGCCCGGATGAGCTACGTCGACCAAGGCCAGGGCTTCCCGGTCCTGCTCGGCCACAACTATCTATGGTCCGCCGACATGTGGCAGCCACAGATCGACGCTTTGTCAGCTCACTTTCGCGTCATCGTGCCCGAGCTGTGGGGCCACGGCGGCTCCGACGCCCCACCCGCCACTACGACCGACATGAGCGCCCTCGCCCGCCAGCACCTGGCGCTGCTGGACGCCCTGGATATCGGCCAATGCCACCTGGTCGGCCTGTCGGTCGGTGGCATGTGGGGCGCGCAGTTGGCGCTGGAGCACCCGCACCGGGTCGACCGCCTGGTGCTGATGGATACTTACCTCGGTGCCGAACCGGAGGCGACGCGGATCAAGTATTTCGGCCTCCTGGACGCCGCCAGCGCCGCGGGTATGTTCCCGGAACCCTTGCTGGATATCGTCGTGCCGATCTTCTTCCACGCGGGCGGGCAGACGGTGCCGCTGGTGCGGGAAACTTTCCGTGCAGCGCTGAAGGCCAGCAGTGCCGAGGTGATTCGGCAAAGCCTCGATCCGCTGGGGCGAGTGATTTTCGGCCGACCGGACCTGTTGCCACGACTGGGTGAGCTGGCCAGCGAGCGGACCATCGTGGTCTGTGGCGACCAGGACATTCCACGGCCGCCTGAAGAGTCCAGCGAGATGGCGCGGCTCATTGGTTGCCTGGCAGCGCAGATTCCGTTTGCCGGGCATATTTCGAGCCTGGAGAACCCACGGGTGGTCAATGAGTTCCTGTTGAATTGGTTGCCGCGTAACCCTTGA